The Sporanaerobacter acetigenes DSM 13106 genome includes a window with the following:
- the secD gene encoding protein translocase subunit SecD, which produces MKLKSAIIFILIIAIVVFGSYTAINGITIGKAKIPSAREAIDLGLDLAGGVYVILEAQTDVKGAELQKIMEQSKAVINERVNGLGVSEPNIVIEGNDRIRIELAGVKDVQEAIDMIGKTAQLKFIDAEGNEVITGQNVKSAEVQYQRNRETQKDQPVVALEFDKEGSKNFADATKKLVDKTNLEEKIIYIVLDNQVLSAPVVKSVIDDGKCVIEGSFTVEDASRLATLIRAGSLPVEMKEIQSSLIGPTLGLEALDKSIYAAFIAIMIIFLFMLLYYRIPGLIADIALTIYILLVLLGMQILNAKLTLPGIAGLILSVGMAVDANVLIFERIKEELRLGKSIGASIESGFKRALSSVLDSNITTLIAGFVLYGFGTGPIRGFGVTLILGIIASMITAVLITKQLLKLAVNIFGTKNSKLYGA; this is translated from the coding sequence ATGAAGCTAAAGAGTGCTATTATATTTATTTTAATAATTGCAATAGTTGTTTTCGGCTCTTATACAGCCATAAATGGAATAACTATTGGAAAAGCTAAAATTCCAAGTGCTAGAGAAGCTATAGATTTAGGTCTTGATTTAGCTGGAGGGGTTTATGTAATTCTAGAAGCTCAAACAGATGTAAAAGGTGCAGAGCTTCAAAAGATTATGGAGCAGTCAAAGGCAGTAATAAACGAGAGGGTTAATGGACTTGGAGTATCAGAACCTAATATTGTTATAGAAGGAAATGATAGAATAAGAATTGAATTGGCAGGAGTAAAGGATGTACAAGAAGCAATAGATATGATAGGGAAAACTGCACAACTTAAGTTTATAGATGCAGAAGGAAATGAAGTTATAACAGGACAAAATGTAAAGAGTGCAGAAGTTCAATATCAAAGAAATAGAGAAACTCAAAAAGATCAACCAGTAGTAGCTCTAGAATTTGATAAGGAAGGATCTAAAAATTTTGCAGATGCTACTAAAAAATTAGTAGATAAAACAAATTTAGAAGAGAAAATCATTTATATAGTATTAGATAATCAAGTATTGTCTGCACCAGTAGTTAAATCTGTTATTGATGATGGCAAATGCGTTATAGAAGGAAGCTTTACTGTTGAAGATGCTAGTAGATTGGCTACTTTGATAAGGGCGGGTTCATTACCTGTAGAGATGAAAGAAATACAATCATCACTTATAGGGCCAACATTAGGGTTAGAAGCCCTTGACAAAAGTATATATGCTGCATTTATAGCTATTATGATAATATTTTTATTTATGCTTCTATACTATAGAATTCCAGGACTAATTGCTGATATTGCATTGACAATCTATATACTATTGGTATTGCTTGGAATGCAGATATTAAATGCTAAGCTTACATTGCCAGGAATTGCAGGACTTATATTGTCTGTAGGTATGGCTGTGGATGCAAATGTGTTGATATTTGAGAGAATAAAAGAGGAATTAAGGCTTGGAAAATCTATAGGTGCATCAATTGAATCTGGATTTAAGAGAGCATTATCATCAGTACTTGACTCAAATATAACTACATTGATTGCTGGATTTGTATTGTATGGTTTTGGAACAGGACCTATAAGAGGATTTGGCGTTACATTGATACTTGGTATTATAGCATCAATGATTACAGCTGTTTTAATTACAAAACAATTATTAAAACTTGCAGTTAATATATTTGGTACAAAAAATTCTAAACTATATGGGGCATAA
- the secF gene encoding protein translocase subunit SecF — protein MVKIVENRKVFFGISLAIIIFGMIMFAVNGLNKGIDFAGGTLIQIRIGKIVPVDEVRKITDDYDKEASIIHSGPNKDEVIIKSTKDFTNKEINEIFDKFKEKYNLKDDSPLQAQKFSPTMGDEIREKALLSAAIAVVAMLIYITWRFEFKFALAAIIALAHDVLITLSVYAIFKIPVNSSFIAAILTILGYSINDTIVIFDRIRENLKISKKDPYEKVINYSIKQSMTRTINTSLTTLTAILMLYIFGVEDIKVLALPLIIGVISGTYSSIFIASPLWYVMKSKEKNTGYNPKRA, from the coding sequence ATGGTGAAAATTGTTGAAAACAGAAAAGTATTTTTTGGTATTTCCTTAGCTATTATTATTTTTGGAATGATAATGTTTGCTGTAAATGGTTTAAACAAAGGTATAGATTTTGCAGGCGGTACACTTATACAAATAAGAATTGGAAAAATTGTTCCAGTTGATGAAGTTAGAAAAATTACAGACGACTATGACAAAGAGGCAAGCATTATTCACTCTGGTCCCAATAAAGACGAAGTAATAATAAAAAGTACAAAGGATTTTACCAATAAAGAAATAAATGAAATTTTTGATAAATTTAAAGAAAAATATAACTTAAAAGATGATAGCCCGCTACAGGCTCAAAAATTTAGTCCTACAATGGGAGATGAAATAAGAGAGAAAGCACTATTATCAGCGGCTATAGCTGTTGTTGCAATGCTTATTTATATTACTTGGAGATTTGAGTTTAAATTTGCATTAGCTGCTATTATTGCACTAGCTCATGATGTTTTAATTACTCTATCTGTGTATGCTATATTTAAAATACCAGTAAATAGCTCTTTTATTGCTGCTATTTTGACTATACTGGGATATTCTATAAACGATACTATAGTTATATTTGATAGAATAAGAGAAAATTTAAAGATATCTAAGAAAGATCCTTATGAGAAAGTAATTAATTATAGTATAAAACAATCTATGACTAGAACAATAAATACATCTTTAACTACTCTAACAGCTATTTTGATGCTTTATATATTTGGAGTTGAAGATATAAAGGTTTTAGCTTTGCCATTAATCATAGGAGTTATTTCAGGAACTTATTCATCAATATTTATAGCAAGCCCTCTTTGGTATGTAATGAAATCTAAGGAAAAAAACACAGGATATAATCCAAAAAGAGCTTAA
- a CDS encoding LapA family protein has translation MQWGFILSLIFATLVTIFALRNANEVLIDFLFGKVNISQALVIFISAILGAVIVAIMGGIRNLRLKKEVKELNKKLELLVQENKNYQILLTENEHSEEQDIVANDEKFEESNNENKEEL, from the coding sequence ATGCAATGGGGATTTATATTATCTTTAATATTTGCTACACTGGTGACAATATTTGCATTAAGAAATGCAAACGAAGTGTTAATTGACTTTTTATTTGGGAAAGTAAATATATCTCAAGCATTAGTTATTTTTATATCGGCTATATTAGGGGCAGTTATTGTAGCCATTATGGGAGGTATAAGGAATTTAAGATTAAAAAAGGAAGTAAAAGAATTAAACAAAAAATTGGAGTTGCTTGTACAAGAAAATAAGAATTATCAAATTCTTCTAACAGAAAATGAGCACTCTGAAGAGCAAGATATAGTTGCAAATGATGAGAAATTTGAAGAAAGTAACAATGAAAACAAAGAAGAACTTTGA
- the recJ gene encoding single-stranded-DNA-specific exonuclease RecJ: MIRFDKVYKLYDKDYSQIDTLCGKLDISPLTAKVLINRGFNTIESCEDFLNTDLKNLNDPFLLKGMEEAVERISKAIESGEKICIYGDYDADGVTSTSILYIFLKKLGANCFYYLPNRLKEGYGLNIEAIDNIAKLNTSLFITVDCGITNICEVDYLNEKEIDVIVTDHHQCIDTLPKAVSVINPNRVDCSYPFKMLAGVGVAFKLIQGLSKKFGIGVDYEEILPIVTIGTVADVVPLVGENRIIVKNGLNFMKSTANLGVRALLEVAGLKDKNISSYHIGFVLGPRLNAGGRLGVATIGVKMFTTDDYNEALSLAEYLDEENRKRQEIEEEILKDVEKLIEKEIDLGKEKVIVLASDKWHSGVIGICASKITDKYFKPSILFSIEGDVARGSARSIPTFDIHNGLSRCSDVLEKFGGHKQAAGMLIKTENINEFRKKINVVADEFLDDDDLIPEISIDSELESRDIDIKTISELKKLEPFGMNNPSPQFIYRTAKIKNIRQMGKDNSHLKLLLEKDGFAFDTIGFNFGDYGNILSNEDEVNIVGNLDINDYMGNVSPQLIIREINWVKYDISKIDDEYYSAFKKYLNKNSLNFEQDKKDINFTDKSNRLDYIIELLKKHENVLVLVYNYINISNVCEAIQLEGRDVIKKTSISYNIDDNNKVNSIVVLPILADIDFKNYEKVIFYDLSFDTNNFLYFRDKIEETKIETLFYKDDIAANQEILLNMLPTVDEMRIIYKSFLTAKSENIKIEPYVYLKSINERLGKKITKSKLDMTMELFKDLNFIDFTLKDNNYYVKILEVPNEKIDILETPKVKYLHSLKNSCM, translated from the coding sequence ATGATAAGATTCGACAAGGTATATAAATTATATGACAAGGATTACTCTCAAATAGATACCTTGTGTGGAAAATTAGATATTTCTCCACTTACTGCAAAGGTGTTGATAAATAGGGGCTTTAATACAATAGAAAGTTGTGAGGATTTTTTAAATACTGATTTAAAAAATTTAAATGATCCTTTTTTATTAAAAGGAATGGAAGAAGCTGTTGAGAGAATATCTAAGGCCATTGAATCTGGTGAAAAAATATGCATTTACGGAGATTATGATGCTGATGGAGTTACAAGTACATCTATATTATATATTTTTTTAAAAAAACTTGGTGCTAACTGCTTTTATTATCTTCCAAATAGATTAAAGGAGGGATATGGTCTAAATATAGAGGCCATAGACAATATAGCTAAATTAAATACTTCTCTTTTCATAACAGTTGATTGTGGTATAACAAATATTTGTGAAGTAGATTATTTAAATGAAAAAGAAATTGATGTAATAGTTACAGATCATCATCAATGCATAGACACATTGCCTAAAGCAGTTTCTGTTATAAATCCAAATAGGGTGGATTGCTCTTACCCTTTTAAAATGTTGGCGGGTGTGGGAGTTGCATTTAAACTCATTCAAGGATTGTCAAAAAAATTTGGTATTGGAGTAGATTATGAGGAAATATTACCTATAGTCACTATTGGAACTGTAGCAGATGTAGTGCCTTTAGTAGGGGAAAATAGGATTATAGTTAAGAATGGGTTGAATTTTATGAAAAGTACCGCTAATTTAGGAGTTAGAGCTCTTTTAGAAGTAGCGGGTCTTAAAGACAAAAACATATCATCATATCATATAGGTTTTGTATTGGGACCTAGATTGAATGCAGGTGGAAGATTAGGAGTAGCTACTATAGGTGTTAAAATGTTTACTACAGATGATTACAATGAGGCTTTGTCCCTTGCGGAGTATTTAGATGAAGAAAATAGAAAAAGACAGGAAATAGAAGAAGAAATATTAAAGGATGTTGAGAAATTAATAGAAAAAGAGATAGATTTGGGAAAAGAAAAAGTGATAGTTTTAGCTTCTGATAAATGGCACTCTGGTGTTATAGGAATTTGTGCTTCTAAGATAACAGATAAATATTTCAAACCTTCTATATTGTTTTCTATAGAAGGGGATGTGGCTCGGGGTTCTGCTAGAAGTATTCCAACATTTGATATACATAATGGATTAAGTAGATGTAGTGATGTATTGGAGAAATTTGGCGGGCATAAACAAGCTGCTGGGATGCTTATAAAAACAGAAAATATAAATGAATTTAGAAAAAAGATAAATGTAGTTGCAGATGAGTTTTTAGATGATGATGATTTGATACCAGAGATATCCATAGATTCTGAACTCGAATCACGTGATATAGATATAAAAACTATAAGTGAATTGAAAAAATTAGAACCCTTTGGGATGAATAATCCTTCTCCTCAATTTATTTATAGAACTGCAAAAATAAAGAATATCAGGCAAATGGGTAAAGATAATTCACATTTAAAATTATTGTTAGAAAAAGATGGTTTCGCATTTGACACGATAGGTTTTAATTTTGGAGATTATGGAAACATTTTAAGTAATGAGGATGAAGTAAATATTGTTGGAAATTTGGATATCAATGATTATATGGGAAATGTAAGTCCGCAATTGATAATTAGAGAAATAAATTGGGTTAAATATGATATATCTAAGATAGATGATGAATATTATTCTGCTTTCAAAAAGTATTTAAATAAAAATAGTTTAAATTTTGAACAAGATAAAAAAGATATTAATTTTACTGACAAATCAAATAGATTGGATTATATTATTGAACTTCTAAAAAAACATGAAAATGTTTTAGTATTGGTTTATAATTATATAAACATTTCAAATGTCTGTGAAGCTATTCAATTGGAAGGTAGAGACGTAATAAAGAAAACATCAATTTCTTATAATATTGATGATAACAATAAGGTGAATAGTATAGTTGTGCTCCCGATATTAGCTGATATTGACTTTAAAAACTATGAAAAAGTAATATTTTATGATTTAAGTTTTGATACTAATAATTTTTTATATTTCAGGGACAAGATAGAAGAAACAAAGATAGAAACACTTTTTTATAAAGATGACATAGCTGCAAATCAAGAAATATTATTAAATATGTTGCCGACAGTAGATGAAATGAGAATTATATATAAATCATTTTTAACAGCAAAGAGCGAGAACATAAAAATTGAACCTTATGTATATTTGAAATCTATTAATGAAAGATTAGGTAAGAAAATTACAAAATCTAAATTAGACATGACTATGGAACTATTTAAAGATTTGAATTTTATAGATTTTACTTTAAAAGATAATAATTATTATGTTAAAATTTTGGAAGTACCTAATGAAAAAATTGACATATTGGAAACACCTAAAGTAAAATATCTACATAGTCTAAAAAATAGTTGTATGTAA
- a CDS encoding RelA/SpoT family protein: protein MIENLILKIEQYNPQADMKQIIKAYNFAESAHEGQYRNSGEKFFIHPYNVAMILADLNMDTSTIIAGLLHDVLEDTDVTYETLAEEFGEEVANLVEGVTKLKKLNYKTKQESQAENLRKMVVAMAKDIRVIIIKLADRLHNMRTLEYMSDEKKKEKALETLEIYAPLAHRLGISKIKWELEDLSLRYLDPEGYYDLVDKVSKQRKEREAYIQFIIDMLKTKIDEMEIPCEISGRPKSFYSIYRKMVYQNKNFEQIFDLTAIRVIVDTVKDCYGVLGIVHTMWKPIPGRFKDYIAMPKPNMYQSLHTTVIGPQGEPFEVQIRTWEMHRTAEYGIAAHWKYKEGTIKADNFDEKLTWLRQMLEWQKEMKDPKEFMESLKIDFFTDEVFVFTPKGDVINLPNGSTPIDFAYRVHTAVGNNCVGAKVDGRIVPLDYKLKNGNIVEVITSANSTGPSRDWLKIVKSSQAKSKIRQWFKREERDLNIVKGKDILEKEVKRQGYKLTEMLKEDWLKSIASKLSLSSVDDLYAGLGYGSITLSQVIPKLKEFHKDYYKLRDEKNLLESNSNVYAPKKENRFTQGVTVKGVDNIKVRFSKCCNPVPGDEIVGYITRGRGVSVHRKDCPNIKDLASHERYIEVEWATNEKASYQAEIQIKASDRPGLLTDITQRITDVNLTVTSLNARTNKEKLVVMNITLETKDVEQLKDLMKKIKRIKGVIDVYRVTT, encoded by the coding sequence ATGATAGAAAATCTTATTTTAAAAATTGAACAGTATAATCCTCAAGCTGATATGAAACAGATAATTAAGGCATATAATTTCGCTGAGTCAGCTCATGAAGGCCAGTACAGAAATTCAGGAGAAAAATTTTTTATTCATCCATATAATGTGGCTATGATACTTGCAGATTTAAATATGGATACTTCAACCATTATAGCAGGATTGCTTCATGATGTATTGGAAGATACTGATGTGACATATGAAACGCTAGCAGAAGAATTTGGAGAAGAAGTTGCTAATTTAGTGGAAGGAGTCACAAAATTAAAAAAATTAAATTATAAAACTAAGCAAGAAAGTCAAGCTGAAAACTTAAGAAAAATGGTAGTTGCTATGGCCAAGGATATTAGAGTTATAATCATAAAATTGGCTGATAGACTTCACAATATGAGGACATTGGAATATATGAGCGATGAAAAGAAAAAAGAAAAAGCCTTAGAAACTCTTGAAATATATGCACCTTTAGCTCATAGACTTGGTATTTCAAAGATTAAATGGGAACTTGAGGACTTATCTTTAAGATATTTAGATCCAGAAGGCTATTATGATTTAGTGGATAAAGTATCTAAACAGAGAAAAGAGAGAGAAGCATATATACAGTTTATAATAGATATGCTTAAGACGAAGATTGATGAAATGGAGATACCCTGTGAAATAAGTGGTAGACCTAAAAGTTTTTATAGTATCTATAGAAAAATGGTATATCAAAATAAAAATTTTGAACAAATTTTTGACTTAACTGCTATAAGGGTTATAGTAGACACTGTAAAAGATTGTTATGGGGTTCTTGGAATAGTTCATACTATGTGGAAACCTATTCCTGGAAGATTTAAGGATTATATAGCTATGCCTAAACCCAATATGTATCAGTCACTTCATACTACAGTCATTGGACCTCAAGGCGAACCTTTTGAAGTTCAAATAAGGACTTGGGAAATGCATAGAACTGCAGAGTATGGTATTGCAGCTCATTGGAAGTATAAAGAAGGAACAATTAAAGCAGATAATTTTGACGAAAAACTTACTTGGCTAAGACAAATGCTTGAATGGCAAAAAGAGATGAAGGATCCTAAAGAGTTTATGGAATCATTGAAAATAGATTTCTTCACAGATGAAGTCTTTGTCTTTACACCAAAAGGTGATGTTATAAATTTACCCAATGGATCTACCCCTATAGATTTTGCTTATAGGGTTCATACAGCGGTTGGGAATAATTGTGTAGGTGCTAAAGTGGATGGTAGAATTGTACCATTGGATTATAAGTTGAAAAATGGAAATATTGTAGAAGTTATAACATCAGCAAATAGTACAGGTCCTAGTAGGGACTGGTTAAAGATTGTAAAGAGTAGTCAGGCTAAAAGCAAGATTAGACAATGGTTTAAAAGGGAAGAAAGAGACTTAAATATCGTTAAGGGGAAGGATATACTCGAAAAAGAGGTAAAAAGGCAAGGATATAAATTAACTGAAATGTTAAAAGAGGATTGGTTAAAATCTATTGCAAGCAAACTTAGCTTGAGTAGTGTAGATGACTTGTATGCTGGATTAGGATATGGTAGCATAACATTGTCTCAGGTGATTCCCAAATTAAAAGAATTTCACAAGGATTATTATAAATTGAGAGATGAAAAAAATCTTCTTGAATCTAATTCTAATGTTTATGCTCCTAAGAAAGAGAATAGATTTACTCAAGGAGTTACTGTAAAAGGAGTTGACAATATAAAAGTTCGTTTTTCCAAATGTTGCAATCCTGTTCCAGGAGATGAAATAGTTGGATATATAACTAGAGGGAGAGGTGTATCAGTTCATAGAAAAGATTGTCCTAATATAAAAGACTTGGCAAGCCATGAAAGATATATTGAAGTTGAGTGGGCCACAAACGAGAAGGCTTCTTACCAAGCAGAAATTCAAATAAAAGCTTCTGATAGGCCTGGATTGTTGACAGATATCACTCAAAGAATAACAGATGTAAATTTAACAGTGACTTCTTTAAATGCAAGAACCAATAAAGAAAAATTAGTGGTTATGAATATAACTCTTGAGACCAAAGATGTAGAGCAATTAAAGGATTTGATGAAAAAGATTAAAAGAATAAAAGGAGTAATTGATGTATATAGAGTGACCACTTAA
- the dtd gene encoding D-aminoacyl-tRNA deacylase has product MRAVVQRVTYASVIVCDNTVGEIDRGLLVFLGIGNKDYEADLDYLVEKIMGLRIFEDEDGKMNLSIMDVKGKLLIVSQFTLYGDVRKGKRPNFTSSAPPDVAEKMYRDFIDKCKNYNIKVEEGVFGANMKVNLVNDGPVTILLDSKKTF; this is encoded by the coding sequence ATGAGAGCGGTTGTACAAAGGGTTACTTATGCAAGCGTAATTGTTTGCGATAATACTGTAGGTGAAATAGATAGAGGACTTTTAGTTTTTTTAGGAATTGGCAATAAAGATTATGAAGCAGATTTAGACTATTTAGTAGAGAAAATAATGGGATTAAGAATTTTTGAAGATGAAGATGGAAAAATGAATCTATCTATCATGGATGTAAAAGGTAAACTTTTAATAGTATCACAATTTACTTTATATGGAGATGTTAGAAAAGGTAAGAGACCTAATTTTACTTCTTCAGCGCCGCCAGATGTGGCAGAAAAGATGTATAGAGATTTTATAGATAAGTGCAAAAATTACAACATAAAAGTTGAAGAAGGTGTATTTGGAGCAAATATGAAAGTCAATCTTGTAAATGATGGACCAGTGACTATTCTTTTAGATAGTAAAAAAACTTTTTAG
- a CDS encoding MBL fold metallo-hydrolase, protein MKVVRLPVGVYAANCYIVYDEDIHEAVVIDPGGAGDEILDKLNELNLKVKYIILTHGHGDHIGGVEDVRKGTSAPVLIHEDDAELLKDDTRNLSSMMIMGSVEVIPDKLLKDGEKLVLGDHTINIIHTPGHTPGGISIKIEDNLFTGDTLFAGSIGRTDFEGSSYEDIISSIKKKLILYPDDTAIYPGHGPSSTIGREKKYNPFIIN, encoded by the coding sequence TTGAAAGTTGTAAGGTTGCCTGTAGGTGTATATGCAGCAAATTGTTATATTGTCTATGATGAAGATATTCATGAAGCTGTAGTAATTGATCCAGGTGGAGCTGGAGATGAAATATTGGATAAATTAAATGAGTTAAATTTAAAAGTAAAATATATTATTTTAACCCACGGACATGGAGATCATATAGGGGGAGTAGAAGATGTGAGAAAAGGCACTAGTGCTCCTGTGTTAATACATGAGGATGATGCAGAACTATTAAAAGATGACACAAGAAATTTGTCTAGCATGATGATTATGGGAAGTGTTGAAGTTATTCCTGACAAGTTGTTAAAAGATGGAGAAAAACTTGTTCTGGGAGATCACACAATAAATATCATTCATACTCCTGGTCATACACCAGGAGGAATTAGTATAAAGATCGAAGATAATCTATTTACAGGAGATACACTTTTTGCTGGTTCTATTGGTAGAACCGATTTTGAAGGTAGCTCTTATGAAGATATAATAAGTTCTATAAAGAAAAAGCTGATTTTATATCCTGATGACACTGCTATTTATCCTGGTCATGGTCCATCGTCTACAATTGGAAGAGAAAAGAAATATAATCCATTTATAATTAATTGA
- a CDS encoding helix-turn-helix transcriptional regulator, producing MKKKSFFSNESRENVDIRDIDELIEMGLDNDEIAKELGISRKHVESLIKDIDKDF from the coding sequence ATGAAAAAGAAATCTTTTTTTTCAAATGAATCAAGGGAAAATGTAGATATACGTGATATTGATGAATTGATAGAAATGGGACTAGATAATGATGAAATAGCTAAAGAACTTGGTATTTCTAGAAAACATGTAGAGAGTTTGATAAAAGATATAGATAAAGACTTTTGA
- the hemZ gene encoding coproporphyrinogen dehydrogenase HemZ yields MVSVYLDGHDFTYEVNELVKLFFFDDEISFIQDEKEYTGKGFLIKNHLLKVESDYSSIAIIVYDNDVISEYKVDSINNIDIKRDGIVKKIKTGIKQSIYVALSNILEVKVPWGILTGVRPTKIVHDLIDKGLDKNSIYDVLTKEYKLFSDKANTIIDIAKVQREYIYPISKDRFSLYISIPFCPTRCIYCSFPSNSMDVGRRYVDEYTDKIIYELKSISKYLKNKKMHTVYIGGGTPTAIPTKNLDRIIKNIYELYGKENIKEITVEAGRPDTIDKEKLQMLKSNDINRISINPQTMNEKTLKLIGRKHTEKDIIKAFALAKDIGFDVINMDIIVGLPEEGTDELANTLDEILKLNPENLTVHTLAVKRASIFSKSIKEFSMESQSTIENMLNMSRKYAEKMNLRPYYLYRQKHMLGNFENTGYSIEGKECIYNMLIMEEKETILAVGAGGVSKIYYPDENRLERVPNVKNLKDYLERIDEMVERKRMYIDTI; encoded by the coding sequence ATGGTTTCAGTTTATTTAGATGGTCATGATTTTACTTATGAGGTAAATGAACTAGTAAAGCTTTTTTTCTTTGATGATGAAATAAGTTTTATTCAAGATGAAAAGGAATATACAGGTAAAGGTTTTTTGATAAAAAATCATCTTTTGAAAGTAGAGAGTGATTACTCATCCATTGCCATAATTGTTTATGATAACGATGTGATAAGTGAATATAAAGTAGATTCTATAAATAATATTGATATAAAACGTGATGGAATAGTAAAAAAAATAAAGACAGGTATAAAACAATCTATTTATGTAGCTTTATCTAATATACTAGAAGTAAAAGTTCCTTGGGGAATACTTACAGGAGTAAGACCTACTAAAATTGTTCATGATCTTATAGACAAAGGTTTAGATAAAAATAGTATATATGATGTTTTAACAAAAGAGTACAAGCTTTTTTCTGATAAGGCAAATACAATTATTGATATAGCAAAAGTACAGAGAGAATATATATATCCAATTTCAAAGGATAGATTTAGTCTTTATATAAGTATACCTTTTTGTCCTACTAGATGTATATATTGTTCTTTTCCTTCAAATTCAATGGATGTAGGGAGAAGATATGTAGATGAATATACAGACAAGATAATATATGAATTAAAATCTATAAGTAAATATTTAAAGAATAAGAAAATGCATACAGTTTATATAGGAGGAGGTACTCCTACAGCTATTCCTACAAAAAATCTTGATCGGATAATAAAAAACATATATGAATTGTATGGTAAGGAAAATATAAAAGAAATAACTGTAGAAGCCGGAAGGCCAGATACTATAGACAAAGAAAAATTACAAATGCTAAAGTCCAATGACATAAATAGGATAAGTATAAATCCTCAAACTATGAATGAGAAGACTTTAAAATTAATTGGTAGAAAGCATACTGAAAAAGATATTATAAAAGCTTTTGCTTTGGCTAAAGATATAGGATTTGATGTTATAAATATGGATATAATAGTAGGACTTCCGGAAGAGGGTACTGATGAATTGGCAAATACACTAGATGAAATATTAAAATTGAACCCTGAAAATTTGACAGTTCATACACTTGCAGTTAAAAGAGCTTCTATATTTAGCAAGAGTATAAAAGAATTTTCCATGGAAAGCCAAAGTACAATTGAGAATATGTTAAATATGAGTAGAAAATATGCAGAAAAAATGAATCTAAGGCCTTATTATTTATATAGACAAAAACATATGCTAGGAAATTTCGAGAATACGGGTTATTCTATAGAGGGAAAAGAGTGCATATACAATATGCTTATTATGGAGGAAAAAGAAACTATATTGGCCGTAGGAGCTGGTGGAGTATCAAAAATTTATTATCCTGATGAAAATAGACTTGAAAGGGTACCAAATGTGAAAAATTT